Genomic window (Leptospira koniambonensis):
AAGTAGAGCCGACTTGTATGAGATCCCCAGTTTCCTTTGGATCTCTGCCGACGTTAATACCTTCGGACTTCGAAGGTAGGCTTCTTCCAATACGTAACTAAAGGTCCATAACGGTAGTTTGAATTGGTGCAATGGTGTATATGAGAGTCGCGAAGCTTGGCGGTGGCAATTCTCGCAACGGATTAGATAGCTTCTCAACCCCACTCGCTTTCTGAGTTGAATCTTGCATTCAGGGCAGAACTTTGGATAAAAGGTATCTAAGAAATACTCCGTACGCTCCTGGTAGTATTTTATGTTGATCGGAAAGGAATTATAGGATGATACAAGCCCACGTAATGCACTTGTGCGCTTTGGTGCTACTATATATAGCCTTTTTGAGCGATCTTGATCGCTCCCTGTAGGAAGACCAGGAATCTCCGATTTTTGAAAGTTTCGAGTCTGAACTTTCATCAGAACTCGATGACTCACTTTTGAGTTTCTAACTTTTCCATCCTGCATGGGACCAAGATAGATCTCTGTACCAAGTATAGTAAAGCGAAAGTCAAAGTTTAACTTTAATTGCTGATCAAAGATCTTATTTGAAATCCAAAAGGTCTTTAGGTTTTACACCAAGTCGAAGTGCGATTTTTACGAGGGAACTGATCGTTGAATTTGATTTTCCTCGTTCGATATCTTTGAAAGTTCCTAGTGGAATTCCATAAGGACCTTCTTCCATTCCTTCCTGCGTAATATTCTTTTCGAGACGAAGTTCCCGAATCCGATTTCCGAGTTTTTTCCTCACGGATTTCTGGTAAGTCTCTAAATCCACTGAGAAAAAGTTTAAATTAAAGTTTACAAAATTGACAGATGGTATACCATCTGTTCGTCGAATTCGAGCTAAGAGTGTGTAGAAATCGCTCTTTTTTCGTGAATTCGGCTCGAATCTTCCTGAAGCAACGTGCTTTGGAACGGTCGGGTAAGAATGTCTTTGAGAATTTACTCTTTAATTTTATGTTCTTTTATCTGCTTTAGCTCAATCTCTTGTGCATCCACATTACAAGGGAGAGTCACGAAAACTTTTCGAGAGTCACCGAATGTAATCGAATCTTGCCTTGCC
Coding sequences:
- a CDS encoding helix-turn-helix domain-containing protein codes for the protein MRKKLGNRIRELRLEKNITQEGMEEGPYGIPLGTFKDIERGKSNSTISSLVKIALRLGVKPKDLLDFK